Proteins encoded in a region of the Ziziphus jujuba cultivar Dongzao chromosome 3, ASM3175591v1 genome:
- the LOC132803106 gene encoding uncharacterized protein LOC132803106 has translation MQIGDQKQIPSPATHPPPNGETTTTSRHDGVKEWVEQLREVAFQIEDAIHEYLLHKEPQNHHHQHGLFINSLHRIGHSILNMKACHHIASQINKIRSRILEIKERSLRYGFYYATIVNDDDQQKGCKMWFSSKHPLGKSQLERTVVSVVGMGGMGNTTLAKRVYDRVVAKLDCHARITVCKSYYTGEDDWKNLPLPLDKTWQLFCNKAFQFEFARYCPAELENLSDKIAKRCEGLPLVIVAIAGLLYGKEKTVLEW, from the exons ATGCAGATAGGAGATCAGAAACAAATTCCCTCCCCCGCCACCCACCCTCCCCCCAACGgagaaacaacaacaacaagtaGACATGATGGTGTTAAAGAATGGGTGGAACAATTGAGGGAAGTAGCTTTTCAAATAGAGGACGCCATTCATGAATACTTGCTTCACAAGGAACCacaaaatcatcatcatcagcatgGTCTTTTCATCAATTCCCTCCATAGAATTGGTCATTCAATTCTTAATATGAAAGCATGCCACCATATTGCCTCTCAAATAAATAAGATCAGATCAAGGATCCTTGAAATCAAGGAAAGAAGTTTGAGGTACGGATTTTACTATGCAACTATAGTCAATGATGATGATCAACAGAAAGGATGTAAAATGTGGTTTTCGTCCAAACACCCACTTG GTAAATCACAGCTAGAGCGCACTGTGGTTTCAGTTGTTGGGATGGGGGGAATGGGCAATACCACTCTTGCCAAGCGTGTATATGATCGTGTGGTGGCCAAGTTGGATTGTCATGCCCGGATCACAGTTTGTAAATCATACTATACTGGTGAAGATGATTGGAAAAATTTG CCTCTGCCTTTAGACAAAACCTGGCAGCTCTTTTGCAACAAGGCTTTCCAATTTGAATTTGCTAGGTATTGTCCTGCAGAGTTGGAAAATTTGTCTGATAAGATTGCTAAAAGATGCGAAGGGTTACCTCTTGTTATAGTAGCTATTGCTGGACTTTTATATGGTAAAGAAAAGACAGTTCTTGAATGGTAA